A stretch of Eleutherodactylus coqui strain aEleCoq1 chromosome 2, aEleCoq1.hap1, whole genome shotgun sequence DNA encodes these proteins:
- the LOC136611063 gene encoding E3 ubiquitin/ISG15 ligase TRIM25-like gives MASAAVRDELLCSICLSTYTDPVMLRCGHNFCRVCIHRVLDTQDEAGVYSCPECREESQERPALMRCLALCNIVENLLITPPTQTEAGIFCTYCVDSPVPAAKSCLLCEASLCEKHLRVHSKSAEHVLCEPSANLGSRKCSVHKKILEYYCTEDAACICVSCSLAGEHRGHRVEMLDEASEKKKERLRNVLQKLITRREQTEERVRSLEECRRKAQEKASGEAERVTALCRDIRRQLDDVEKRALSEISRQEKEESFSLSVLIQKLEIQKDELSRKMRHMEELCNMTDPLTVLQEPDTGDLCDPEDTGGHDAGDGDTGGHDGGDGDTGGHGEPLHDVDGPDVAVISDTLHTLDDIIRDIRRGIYVEGPVDILLDVSTAANNIHISDDLKTATGTQENQNHPETAERFQYNQVMSRRGFSSGRYYWDVEGSRSGGWRVGMCYPSIDRRGQQSYIGYNNKSWSLWRGNNQYSVRHDSKVIRLPHIISSNRVRICLDYEAGRLSFYELCDPIRHLHTFTASFTEPLHAVLRVYDGSITILGEATTGRNHNRN, from the coding sequence ATGGCGTCTGCTGCTGTGAGAGACGAgctgctctgctccatctgtctgagcacttatacagatcctgtaatgctgagatgtggacacaacttctgccGGGTCTGTATTCATCGTGTGCTGGATACACAGGACGAGGCTGGAGTTTATTCCTGTCCTGAATGCAGAGAGGAGTCTCAGGAGCGGCCGGCACTGATGAGATGCTTAGCTCTGTGTAACATCGTGGAGAACCTCCTGATTACTCCTCCGACACAGACGGAAGCCGGGATCTtctgcacttactgtgtggactCTCCTGTACCGGCTGCTAAATCCTGTCTGCTGTGTGAAGCTTCTCTGTGCGAGAAACACCTGAGAGTTCACAGCAAGTCAGCAGAACACGTCTTATGTGAGCCCAGCGCCAACCTGGGGAGCAGGAAATGTTCTGTCCATAAGAAGATCCTGGAATATTACTGCACTGAGGACGCCGCTTGTATCTGTGTGTCCTGCAGTTTGGCCGGAGAACATCGGGGTCATCGGGTGGAGATGCTGGACGAGGCCtctgagaagaagaaggagagactGAGAAATGTTCTCCAGAAACTGATCACAAggagggagcagactgaggaaaGAGTCCGGAGTCTGGAGGAGTGCAGGAGGAaagctcaagaaaaagcatctggAGAAGCTGAGAGAGTCACTGCCCTGTGTAGAGACATCAGGAGACAGCTGGACGATGTGGAGAAGAGGGCACTGAGCGAGATCTCCAGGCAGGAAAAGGAAGAGTCATTCTCACTTTCTGTTCTCATCCagaagctggaaatacagaaggacgagctgtccaggaagatgagacACATGGAGGAGCTGTGTAACATGACTGATCCACTGACTGTCTTACAGGAACCAGACACCGGGGACTTGTGTGATCCTGAAGACACGGGGGGACATGATGCAGGTGATGGGGAcacggggggacatgatggaggtgatggggacacgggGGGACATGGTGAACCGCTTCATGATGTAGATGGTCCGGATGTGGCTGTGATCtcagacacattacacacattagATGACATAATAAGAGATATAAGGAGGGGGATCTATGTGGAGGGTCCTGTAGACATATTACTGGATGTAAGCACAGCTGCTAATAATATCCATATATCAGATGACCTGAAAACTGCAACCGGGACACAAGAGAACCAGAACCATCCAGAAACAGCAGAGAGATTCCAGTATAATCAGGTGATGAGCAGGAGGGGATTCTCCTCAGGACGATATTACTGGGATGTGGAGGGCAGTAGATCAGGGGGGTGGAGGGTGGGGATGTGTTACCCCAGTATagacaggagggggcagcagtcaTACATTGGCTATAATAACAAGTCCTGGAGTTTGTGGAGGGGTAATAATCAGTACTCAGTGAGACATGACAGTAAAGTGATCCGGTTACCTCACATTATATCCAGTAATAGAGTCAGGATCTGTCTGGATTATGAGGCCGGGCGGCTGTCGTTTTATGAGCTGTGTGACCccatcagacacttacacaccttcACTGCCTCCTTCACCGAGCCGCTTCATGCTGTATTACGTGTATATGATGGTTCAATAACGATATTGGGAGAAGCAACAACTGGGAGAAACCATAATAGAAACTGA